CGTGCTTGGCCAGCTTGAGGCGGTTGGCGCCGTAGCTGTTGGTCTCCAGCACCTCGGCACCCGCGCGGGCGTAGGCCCGGTGCACGTCGGCCACCAGCTCGGGCTGCACCAGGTTCAGCTCGTCGTACGAGCGGTTGATGTACACGCCGCGCGCGTACAGCATGGTGCCCATCGCACCGTCGAACAGGTGCGGACGGCCGTCCTGGAGAAGCTCACGGAAGTCTGGCATTGCGTTCCTGCGTGGGTGCGTTCCCGGCCCCGCGCTACGGGGTGTCGGGGAAGACGACGGGGGTGCGGCCGGTCACGGCCACGTACCACACCACGCGTCCCTGTGGGTCCAGCCCGAACTGCGTGGCGCCCTTCTGCGGCGCGCACGAGGCGGCGCCGCTGCCGGGCGCGTACACCCAGCGGCGGGCGGTCTGCGGACGCAGGCGGTCCAGCGTGCTCTCGGCCTGCGCGGGAGGGGTGCCGCCGGGAAACTGCTCCGCCAGGTCGTCCAGCGACCCGGTGGGGCACGCGCGGCCCGGCCGCCCAAGCGCAGCGGCCACGGCAGACGTGTCGGCGCCCAGGGCGACGTGGCTCACCTGGCGCTCGCGGCGCCGGTCGCCGCTCAGCAGCACCCAGGCTAGGGCGATGACGCCCAGGGCGACGATGACGAGGGTGGCGTTCCGGCCGCTGTGCTTGCCGCCGACCGTCCGGCCGACCGTGTGGGCACGAGTTACGATGGGACCCTCCCCTGGTGTGGAATGACGTGCTGAACGGCGGATGCGGGAAAACGCCCCGCCGCTTGCACGTTCTCTGCCGGGCTGCGGAGAGTGGACGTAGCGTCGTCCGATGGACCGCTGCTCGCTCGGGGGGATGCCCCCTCCCGCTCGCTTAGGCTCGCACCCTCCCCCGCAAGCGGGAGAGGGTTGGGGGTTCGCTTCGTTCCCCCGGCTTCATCGCCTCCGCCGCGCATCTTCGGTCGAGTAGCAGCCCGCGCTGGCGAGCTTCGCGCCGTCGTAGCCCGGCGCGTTCACGCGCCCGGGCGGTGCCGCTGCGTCCCCCATCCTCCGAAATTTCTGCGTTCCTACCACCGCATCGTCATCTTCCCGGCGAACGACACTCCCTGCATCTCATCGCCGACGGGCTTGGGGGCGCGGGATACATCTCCACCGGGACGCTCAGGCCGCTCCTCCCGCCCTCACCCCCCCGCCGTCGAGAAGTATTTGGCGGCGGGGTGGTGGACGACGAGCGCGGCAGTGGACTGCTCGGGGTCGAGCTGGAAGCCCTCGGTGAGGCCCACGCCGATGGCCTGCTTCACCGGCAGAACCTTGAACAGCACCTCGTGCTGCTCCACGTCCGGGCACGCAGGGTATCCCCACGAGTACCGCAGCCCCTGCTCGCCCGCCAGCCCCAGCTCCGCGCGCACCCTGCGGTTCACGTACTCGGCCGCGCCCTCGGCCGTCTGCACGCTGAAGCCGTGCAGGAAGTAGCCTTCGCTGTAGTCGCCGCTCTTGTTGCGCTTGTCGATGAACTCCGCCGCCTTGTCGCCGCTGGTCACCACCTGTAGCGGCAGCACGTCCTGCGGCCCCTGGCCGTTCAGCGGGCGGAAGTAGTCGGCCAGGCACAGCTGCTCGCGGTCTTCCTGGCGCGGGAACGAGAAGCGCCCGATCTCGCGCGTGCGGTCCGCCGGGTCGAACACCACCACGTCGTCGCCGTCGCGGCCCGCGGGGAAGTAGCCATACACGGCGCGGGGGCGCAGCCAGCCCTGCGTGCGCGCCTCCAGCGTGTAGCGACGCAGGCGCGGCTCGAAATCCTCGCGCACCACGCGGTCCCACTCCTCGCCCTTGAGGTTGCGCGCGCCCCACTGCATGCGGTACAGCGTGTTCCGGTCGATGCACTCCACCACGTCGTCCACCGGGATGGGGTCCAGCACCTTGATCCCCCAGAACGGCGGCTGCGGCACGTCGGCCACGGGCACCGCCGGGTTCTCGCGCGACGAGGGGCGCAGGCCCTTCGCCTTCTCGCGGTTGCGGTTGTACTCCTCCGTCCGGCGGATCATCTCCTCGTTGTGCCCGCGCACGAAGTCGTCGCGCGTCTCCGCGTCCTGAAGCCGGTCCATCACCGCAAGGCCCTCGAAGGCGTCCTTGCAGTAGAACATGCCCTGCGGGTACGGCTGCCCATCGCCCACCATCGCCGCGCTGCGCACGAAGCTGGGGTTGATGGCCGCGCCGCCCACGAGGAGCGGATACTCCAGCCCGCGCTTGAACAGCTCCTGCGCCGCCAGCGGCATCTGCTTGGACGTGGAGACGAGCAGCGCCGAGAGGCCGATGGCGTCGGCCCCCACCTCCTGCGCCTTCTCCAGGATGGTGTTCACCGGCACCTGCTTGCCCAGGTCGAACACCGTGTAGCCGTTGTTGGTGAGGATGGTGTTCACCAGGCTCTTGCCGATGTCGTGCACGTCGCCGTACACCGTGGCGAGCACCACCTTGCCCTTGGTCTGCCCCTCCGCCTTCTCCAGGTAGTTCTCCAGCCGCGCGACCGCCTTCTTCATCACCTCCGCGCTCTGGAGCACGAAGGGCAGGATCAGCTCGCCCGCGCCGAACTTGTCGCCCACCTCCTTCATGGCGGGCAGCAGCACCCCGTTCAGCACCGGCACGGCGCCCAGCTTCTGCACGGCTGCGTCGATCAGGTCCTCGATCCCGTCCTTCTTGCGGTGTAGGATCTTCCAGTGAAGCGCGCCCTCCGGCTCCATCTCGGCCGTGGGGTCGACGGTGCTCTCCTGCTCCGCGCCCTTGCTCTCGTAGAACGAGATGAACGACGCCAGCGGGTCGTTCGCCTCCGTGCGCCGGTCGTAGATGAGGTCGTCGGCCAGGCGGCGCTCCTCGTCCGGGATCTCGGCGTACGGGCGCACGTGGGCCGGGTTGATGATGGCCGTGTCCAGCCCCGCCTCCACGCAGTGGAAGAGGAAGACCGAGTTCAGCACCGCCCGCGCGTGCGGCGCCAGGCCGAAGCTCACGTTGCTGACGCCCAGCGTGGTGAGCACGCCGGGAAGCTCGCGCTTGATGGCGCGGATTCCGTCCATCGTCTCCACGGCGGACCGGCGGAACTCCTCGTCGCCCGTCGCGAGCGTGAAGGTCAGCGCGTCGAAGATGAGCGCGTCGGCCGGCAGCCCGAACTCGCCCGTGGCGATGTCGTAGATCTTCCGGGCGACGGTGAGCTTGTCGGCTGCCGTCTTCGCCATCCCGCCGACCTCGTTGTCGATGGTCAGCGCGATCACCGCGGCGCCGTGGGCGGCGACGGCCGGCAGGACGGCGTCGATGCGCTCGCGGCCGTTCTCCAGGTTGATCGAGTTGACGATGGCGCGGCCGGGCGACTGCTTCAGCGCCGCCTCGATCACCGCCGGCTCCGTGCTGTCGATGCAGAGCGGCGAGTCCACGCCCTGCGAGAGCAGCTTCACGACCGAGCGCATCTGCTCGTCCTCGTCCTGCCGCTCGGTGAGCGCCACGCACACGTCCAGCACGTGCGCGCCGCTTTCCGTCTGGTCCCGCGCGACGCCCAAAATGCCGTCGTAGTCGTCGGCGAGGAGGAGACGCTTCACCTTGCGGCTGCCCTGCGCGTTGACCCGCTCGCCGATCATGGTCGGCGCGGGCTGCTGGATGAGGTCGGTCGCGCGAATTCCGGACGAGAGGCGCGGGACTCGTTCTACGACGCGCTCCTTGGGCTTCGCACCGTCCAGCTTCTCGATGAGCTGGCGCAGGTGCTCGGGCGTGGTGCCGCAGCAGCCGCCCACGACGGAGACGCCGAAGTCGCGGACGAACTCGTTCAGCATCTCCGCGAACGGGCCGGGCTCCAGCGGATAGACCGCGTCGCCGCCCTCGTTGTGCGGGATGCCCGCGTTGGGGATGCAGGAGATGGGAAGCGGCGAGTTCTCGCCCAGCCAGCGGATGGGCTGGCGCATGTGCTCGGGGCCGGTGGAGCAGTTGAGGCCCACCACGTCGGCCCCCAGCGCCTCCAGCGTCGTCAGCGCCGCGCCGATGTCGGTGCCCAGAAGCATGCGGCCGGACGTGTCCAGCGTGACCTGCACCTGAAGCGCGACCGGCCGGGTCGCCGCACGGATCGCGTCGCGGCAGCCGAAGATGGCGGCCTTCACCTCCAGGATGTCCTGCGACGTCTCGATCAGCAGCACGTCCACCCCGCCCTCGATCAGCGCCTCGGCCTGCTCGCGGAACACGGGCACGAGCTGGTCGAACGTGATGTTGCCGAGCGTCGGGTCAGAGGCGGACGGGAGGAAGCCCGACGGGCCGATGGAGCCGGCCACGAAGCGCGGCTTCTCCGCGGTGCTGAAGCGGTCGGCCACGCGGCGGGCGAGCGACGCCGCGGCCACGTTGATCTCGCGGACCTCGTCGCCCAGCCCGTACTCGGCCAGGGTGATGCGGTTGGAGCGGAAGCTGTCCGTCTCCAGCACGTCGCAGCCCACCTCCAGGAACGAGGCGTGGATCTCCTCGATCACGTCCGGCCGGGTGACCACCAGATAGTCGTTGCACCCCTCCAGCCGCTCGCCGCCGAAGTCGACCGGCGTGAGGTGGTAGCGCTGGATGGAGGTGCCCATGGCGCCGTCGAACACGAGCACGCGCTCGCGCAGGGCGGCAAGGTACGGCGGGAGCGTTCTCTGCTTCTGCATCTGGATCACGAACACCTGAAATGGAAAAAGGCCCCGCGACTGGTGAGTGCGGGGCCTGGCGTACCGATCTGGGAAGATCCGGTTTTCAGCTCCGACTCTTTAGCGTTTTTTTAGGTGGTCGCAAGCGGTCGCGCAAATCCATCCACCGCACGCTCGTGGCGTGCTCCGAACAAT
The sequence above is a segment of the Longimicrobiaceae bacterium genome. Coding sequences within it:
- the metH gene encoding methionine synthase — translated: MQKQRTLPPYLAALRERVLVFDGAMGTSIQRYHLTPVDFGGERLEGCNDYLVVTRPDVIEEIHASFLEVGCDVLETDSFRSNRITLAEYGLGDEVREINVAAASLARRVADRFSTAEKPRFVAGSIGPSGFLPSASDPTLGNITFDQLVPVFREQAEALIEGGVDVLLIETSQDILEVKAAIFGCRDAIRAATRPVALQVQVTLDTSGRMLLGTDIGAALTTLEALGADVVGLNCSTGPEHMRQPIRWLGENSPLPISCIPNAGIPHNEGGDAVYPLEPGPFAEMLNEFVRDFGVSVVGGCCGTTPEHLRQLIEKLDGAKPKERVVERVPRLSSGIRATDLIQQPAPTMIGERVNAQGSRKVKRLLLADDYDGILGVARDQTESGAHVLDVCVALTERQDEDEQMRSVVKLLSQGVDSPLCIDSTEPAVIEAALKQSPGRAIVNSINLENGRERIDAVLPAVAAHGAAVIALTIDNEVGGMAKTAADKLTVARKIYDIATGEFGLPADALIFDALTFTLATGDEEFRRSAVETMDGIRAIKRELPGVLTTLGVSNVSFGLAPHARAVLNSVFLFHCVEAGLDTAIINPAHVRPYAEIPDEERRLADDLIYDRRTEANDPLASFISFYESKGAEQESTVDPTAEMEPEGALHWKILHRKKDGIEDLIDAAVQKLGAVPVLNGVLLPAMKEVGDKFGAGELILPFVLQSAEVMKKAVARLENYLEKAEGQTKGKVVLATVYGDVHDIGKSLVNTILTNNGYTVFDLGKQVPVNTILEKAQEVGADAIGLSALLVSTSKQMPLAAQELFKRGLEYPLLVGGAAINPSFVRSAAMVGDGQPYPQGMFYCKDAFEGLAVMDRLQDAETRDDFVRGHNEEMIRRTEEYNRNREKAKGLRPSSRENPAVPVADVPQPPFWGIKVLDPIPVDDVVECIDRNTLYRMQWGARNLKGEEWDRVVREDFEPRLRRYTLEARTQGWLRPRAVYGYFPAGRDGDDVVVFDPADRTREIGRFSFPRQEDREQLCLADYFRPLNGQGPQDVLPLQVVTSGDKAAEFIDKRNKSGDYSEGYFLHGFSVQTAEGAAEYVNRRVRAELGLAGEQGLRYSWGYPACPDVEQHEVLFKVLPVKQAIGVGLTEGFQLDPEQSTAALVVHHPAAKYFSTAGG